The nucleotide window TTGCCAACGGATCAGCCCAGATGCTTTACAGTTTACTATGCAAAACAATGTGATAAACAGAATAAATGGCGACGATACAGCACTACATTTTACCACAACGACTCCAGAACGATAAAGATTTGGTTTGCAACCATTCAAGACGCTTTAAATGGTAAGTGCTCTTTAGTATTTTACAGGATGTCACTAGACTGAAGGAACTGTGGCTTCAAGGTAGTTATAATTGTCAAGCGAGTTAGAACTGATTCTTTGCAGTAACCATGTTACATCTCTCAAAAATACAATTCGTACTTTCTCTATGAGAAGCATCAAGCATGTGGTTCCCATGGAGGATGTGGTTCCCATGGAGGATGTGGTTCCCATTGATGGTGTGGTTCCGTTGGAGGATGTGGTTCCCTTGGAGGATGTGTTTCCCATGAAGGATGTGGTTCCAAAATTTGTCCTTTTCGCATGTGTTTATGAATAGTCCCTTTCTCTTACTGATACCGTTCCAATTCGACAACTACAGCAATATGctttctttatttcattcacAGACCAAATCAATCGCCCGAAATCGTTGCTACTATTCGTGAATCCATTTGGTGGCAAGCAAAACGCTCAGAAAACATACGAAAAATATGGCAAGCCAATGTTCCAATTAGCCAATATTGATGTGGACGTAGTTGTTTCGCAGAGACCTAATCAGATCCGTGATATTATTTATAAGCAAGCCTTAAGCCAATACGACGGCATTGTGTGTGTGGGTGGCGATGGAACGTTCAGCGAAGTGTTCAATGGTCTACTGTATCGTGAATTGAAGGACCACAATTTAGATCCCATCAATCCAGATTACATTCCAAAGCCAACGATTCCCATTGGCATCATTCCGGCGGGCAGTACCGACACAgtggcattttgtttgcatgGCACGACTGATGTTCAAACCGCAGTGCTTCACATTATATTGGGCCAGGTGAAAGGATTGGACCTATCTAGTGTATCGAACGAAACGGGTCTGATCAAATTTTATGCAAGTTGCATGTCATACGGATACCTGGGTGATGTGGCGGTAGATAGCGAGAAATTCAGATGGATGGGACCGAAGCGCTATGATTATTCGGGTTTCAAGAAATTTATGCTCAACCGTGGCTACGACAGTGAGATAACGATGCTGCTAAGTGAGCGCAATTCGAATCCACTGGACGGCGTAATGTGCGTAGAAAATTGTAAACGATGCGATGAATCGATTGTGGAGAACAACCGAACTGTGATAAAGGAAACGATCAATGACGACAATAATTTTGGTTCGAATGGTGTGTATCCAACGAATGTGACGGCCGAAATAGACGAAAGATGGAAAATTGTAAagggaaaatttttcatgGTTAACGGTGCCAACATATCTTGTGCATGCTCGCGCAGCCCGAATGGATTTTCGAAGTTCTGCCATTTGGGTGATGGATGCGTGGATTTGGTACTGATACGACACACAACGTTCTTGAACAACTTGAAACTTTTGCTCACCATGTCCAATAAAAATGGACGACTGGTAAGTGGAAGCAAGAATGACAAAAGTCGTTCGTTTATTTTAGAACTGAGACTGAGATAGAATAACCGTACACAGCTACTAGCATTACCTATGCTTCCAAGGCtcttcgaacatttttttttataaattcatgCCTGGCAATAGTGCCGTCATTTTCACTGTTGGTTTTCTTTTATGCTATATTTCAGTTTGCTAGAGTTGAAGGCAAAGATTCTAGTCGAACATCAATAGCTAATAGAGACCTACTAACTTCATTGAACAGTAGCACCGATATTTTGAAGAAGGTGAAGTTCTAGTAGTCTTGCAAAATTTTAGTCTTTGTTTGTGTCGATACAGACAGATAATTTTGAGAACCGAAAAATGCAACCTACTTCGTATCGGATTTATCAGTCGTAACGATGTTCTCTTTTAGTAATATGGAATGAAAAGGCAAAGATTGAATTTGTCGGTTTTTTATCACTTACAGTACCAAGTTCCAAGTTTTCAAATCCCacaatagatcatcttcaaggccgtttgaaatgccatccacgtcaAGAAATGCcattcatgtaaaaaaaaataattataagtgaggttacgtctgcTGAATGTACtgtatcttgaagatgatctattgaagttaatgaaattttccaaaatttaacggaaattttcgaaaaattttccgaaGTTTACCAAATTTGCCTAATAGGCCCTATTGTGTTGTTCGACCGAAGTTATTCGTTCCATTTGCCAAAActtaggcttgatttccacttgcAAAAAAGCCACTCCGTTTTGTCTCTgtttagctaaaccacgcCTCTTTTCTATTGTATAAAGTGTAAACGGAGAAAAAACGGAGTGCTTTTTTCGTAAGTTCTAAGTCAAGACTTAGAGAACTAAGCATCGCCAAAtcttttgataatttaaactGTTCATTTCTAACTCTTTCATTCCCTTGCAGTCTGACTTACCCTTTGTGGAAATATATCGAGCCAAAAAATTTACACTCCGCTCACCGATTGCTCAAAATGATTCAAACATTGGCAGTTCGACGCAACCGATACCATTGTCAAATCACTCACACAGTCAGTGGAATTGCGATGGTGAAGTGATACACGAATCTGATTTGACTATCAAGTAAGAAAACGAAACCAAATATCTCGATGCATtacaagaaattgattttttttttaaatccaaatttcatattttccagaACTCATTGCCAGCTGATCAAAGTATTTATGAGAGGCACGTGTCAGTCAATCTCATCGGACGATGTAGAACATCCGTCAATTTGCTGTGCTTTATGTCGTTTATAACGAATGTTGTGCGATCTTATGGATCTCACCTTAAGCAGGCTATTTATCTCGAAAAAGTGGACCTTAAATCTTGGTATACGTTTTAtatcaaaaagaagaaaaattgctTTTAATAGTAAAGACTAGGATGAGGGTAGTTTAACACGTCGTtataatagatttttgttaatttattttgtaaagttttCACTGCTCGAAAACTCTAAAGAAATCAGTTTTGCTCActtaacaataaattgttttaaaaaaaatattttagaaaatggCAAAGTATTAAAAGAGAAAATGGTGTCCCGGTACGGCTCACATTAACACTTGTTCTCTGTAGATAGTAGATTTTTATTATATAACTTTTCGGTTGGGACTATATGTTGTTGTTATGCAGAGATTTGAATAaaccaaattgaaaaaaatttacgaacaCAATCActtccatcgaatttttccgCAAAACATCAGAACGTTTCCAGAATACTGGAAAAACAtcgatttttatgaaaaaacatagctaacgccgacccgtacgaaacacctattcgtatcaaaagcctttaatgtgaaactcttcatttctctcacttcattttcttctctgaaaactattctccctttaaaatcacttacattatccactctttgccttgttatcatatacaactaaattgccggaggcaatatagatagccccgtacgaagacaaatttcttaaattccgatttaaacagctatataccgctatatttaactatatttcactattaataaacatttcacagatgaatatatgctattatatagctctatatgcctgtatatagctcaatatagctgtatataggtatatatagatgtccgtatatggaatccctgaaaccccacacacataacaaattatttccatgttaacagaaactctctaagtatcatttttcccaagatatttctattttactaaaatccaatatggccgccggcagccattttgttaggagaccggaaatagtaccgacgctttacattcgttaatacctttcaaacaaaaaaaaattcatgaaattcggtcaaaatttactcgatatattgtcaaaatacaccacgttcactgtacttccgagtagccagataagagctcactccaagagacctagctcacgctccggagaacataatttcataattttttttttccctgattggtacggtcaatacctatctaataaagctaaaacagacgaaatatgttcaaatgtggccgacctacaagcaaaaactgcttgccgccctgtgcctgttccacaccaaggggtctaactcacgagtcggtcatccgatttccataaactttttttttgtcgatcggtattgtaaataccttttatttgacgtatcacttacaagtttaacgtttaaatgtccggagatatctacgaaaaaccgtaaagcacttattgggccacagctcgggaggggtcgatccaaaatcactcatcttcgaacttagcctgtcttttgacattaccaaacgggaaaaaaaagaattttcaaaatcggatgcgttttactcaagttatcgtgcagacagacggacagacggacagacggacatttttttttcgcggatttggcatctctagacaaccacaataggtttccccttactcagggagtccaattcgacgtgttacaaacgtatgcgtaaacccataagaccccagtacttcgtacgggtctaaaaaggcACCAGACGCTTTGTGAGGTGCTCCACGTCTttctcttttcattttattgtcgaaattcttaaaaaaacgaatagaGTGAAAGAGGTCGAAGCTACCAGAAGATGATCATCATACGACCATTGAGGTAAGTGTAGATTTATCACTGCTGAAGTTTCTGGCGGAGAAGAAGGTACCGAAGACTAATAATGTCAAGTCAAACTACGATAGATTGAATCAGGGGCTTTCATTGATCGATTGGGACACTGAGTTAGGTGACCTAGATGTTGACAGTGCTGTCGAGCGCTTTTACGGACTCCTTGAGCCGTCCATCGATTCGATACCTAAGACTAGAGTTACGTCGAGAGAACGGACTCCTTGAGCCGTCCATCGATTCGATACCTAAGACTAGAGTTACGTCGATAGATTACCCAGTCGACCAAACTCATGACTTGATGTCACCTATAAGGAGTAAGGCAAATGCTTAATCGAGTTGTGAAAGAGAATGCTGTCCCATTAGGAAAGAGATTCATAACAGAAACTTCTCGGATCTTCATCGAAAGGTTACGAATGAAATCAAGAAATGTTTTATGAATTGTGAGAATGACTGTGGAGAGAAAATTAAGACGAACACAAAGTGTTTCTTTGCGTTCACAAAGTCTTTAAAGAAGACGAATTCTCTGTCAGacacggctattcatctgttatcgatataacgacgaaaaataataatgagaagctctgggtaataggtcacttatatagtaaaatgcatgttaaaaaattgaagtacaagacttgaaatcaacagattaaaaatgctttgatcgatggaagtaatagacccgataataatactgatcATATCCGAGGACCGaggatttttgatttttgacttTGGGCGAACGATTTGGTTGCGTAACAATTGTTGGATCGGGTAGCATGCGTGAATATTGTGAACGAAATGGAATGTTGTCTTGCTATTGACAAAACGGTGTGTGAGCGCAATCGTTGGATGTATCCAAGGATGTGCTCGTACCTTGGCGTTAATCTCGTGTTTCATCCAAATGGTCCAAATTTAACTTCATCATTCGAAGAAACTAGATCACTTGGAGATTAGAAGATTCAAGTCGTCTTGCGAAGCAATAATTGGTTCAACGTTTGATGCTTGAATTTCTGGATTCTAAGAGGTTTTTGGGTATGCCTGCTGCCAAAGAGAAATTTTTGGTGCCCATAGAAATAACAAGTAATCGGCCTCAagatttcattgttttcatgtgaatatgAGTGAAATAAAgccattacaaaaaaaaatattaacgaATTTCGAGTTCGAGGGAATGGGTGGCTGTTGGAAGCCCACAAATCTTGTGTGGCTGTTGGAGGTCCTCTTGGCTTCTCGGATATTTGTGTGATTGTCTGCTCATATTCTTACGTGTGAGAATGTTGGAATAGTGGAGCTAATAGGATACGTGGCACGAAAACTAGTACAATCGTTTTATCGAGATATTATCAGTTTTTACGAATAGGTCGCGGATTTTGTTGGTATCGATGCATAAAAGCATATTTTAGTCGATAACGCAAATTTTGTTAAGGAACGTTTACCGAGCAAGTTCCGGCAAACGAGCGAGTGTTGGGTACATCGAAGAAATAGTTTTCTGAAGAAGACACAAAAAATTCCACGTCACCCTTCCCCTTTTCACCCCTTCAAAGTTTAAGTGCAGAGGTGTCTTTGTCGAATTATTGACAGGGCTGTTTGAAACGGAGAGATGtgtgtgatagctcattttaaaggtgaaggttcaaagtttttttttggcgtagtcagattttccgaattttctgCTTAGAATCATGCTGTCCATCGGTAAAAAATAACAATATGCAACAATatgttttcatcattttctagaaaatttcaaaaatgtatggagaagactcatttttgtgaattatttttaaaatggtaACATTGCTTAGTGCCGGAACAAATAACGTTTTGTGTAGACCCCACAAACACTTTCGCACAGTTAAACTGAATAGGCaagaacttttttattattttttttttcaagtcgTGTTGACTCTTTTAAGATTTTTAGCACATAGAtgtgagaaagaaaaaacggaGCTTTCATGAAATTaaagttttggttttatttttgactttctttccttttttgttgttgtaaacaTCACAttaaacattacaaaaattattatttttttgtgtttgaaattaaaaacgatttcATCTTTTAAATTAGTTGTTTTTCTCATTAAAGTAATTAATTAACACACAgtgttgttttgtttctttaatttattcatattttggacgattgcataatttttcatttatatttttctttggttGAGTTTTCCCTTAATCATTTAAAtcacaacaattttaattaaaaattaatgaagatCTTTTCACTATAATATTATACGCTACATCTGGTTAAATTATTTGAGATCTTTCATTGACACAATCTTAACTAATGGTATCTACACCCGAAAATCTGTCGCGCGCATAAGTGCATGAGTAATCGAGCTATGTTTCAATGTGATTTCATATGGGTTTGTGGATTGTATTTGTGGATTGTATTTGTGGATGGAATAACGTTGAAAACAGAAGAACAGATTTCTCAGCTAAGTTCATCGGGTGTATGGAAACATTTATAGGTTAACCTAgtgaaaaaagttggaaatttcgtTTCGAGTGCATCGCCAACATAGTACGTGTAAACATTGAAGATAatgcaaaacaacaaaaacacacGGAACAATAGTTTGAGGCGAAATTGTGCTGAATTTACTGTATATCGATACACATACGCACAACATGATATGACATCATAAGAAATTCATCCAAAAGGTTGATTCCGTATTATCTGTGATCCGTTGAGGGTTTACAATACTTTCTCCTGGTTTACATACTTTGGTCGCCTCAATTCACCCGAAAATAGGAAATCTCCTACTTATTTTCCTTACAGTCATGGACACTTAAAAGTGCCGCAatctcttttttttagtttatgtGTTACACCAATGTAAATGGCGCTTCGCTCATAACAAATAAGTATTTACGTTGCCTAAAAGAAGAGTATGTCTGCGTAGTCGGGTCGGATTGggaatgaaaagttgtggaacaaattttctttttcgaaaatcgatatttttgaCGAACGGAGCCATTTTTTTCTGGCACAAGGGCCTGGAGTAGTGCTTCCAAATTAGCATGGACGTAATGTAATATTACTTTGTTCCACGCATTTACATGTATTTGACATTGGTCACAAACTATGAATATGTGGAACCAAGCAGACTAAACAAACATGAGATTGATGACACAAAACAGCACTTTTCGGTCAGGTTAgtacataatttttcacaacgaAGGCGAGATAATAgtaattttctcacctcagctgaaacttcaGGAGCCTtcgttgtgaaaaacgttgtggtAACATCGGGAAGAAAAgtagtaaatttcattttctcgagtgtcttgtggccagagcgtagcgaCCACACtctaaatgaaatttccaacttttcttccctaggttaacaaataactactTCACAACAAAGTCatccgaagtttcagctgaggtgagGAAATGACTATTTTTCCACCTGCGTTGTGAGAAAATCAATGGCTATCGTAAGCTCTATGAATTACAGGCCGGGATTTATCCGGGATAAAGCATGGATCGGAACCGTAATTGGTTCGACTCGAATCTGAACTTTTACTTCCGGGTTTGACCTGGACCTGAAAATGTTAAGTTCAGGCCAAGTTGCCATTCctgttttcaaatgaaaattaatttcatgaaaaatggaGTACTGGCTATCGATTGCTGGATGTTCTTTCCATGTCATAAATTCAAGATTCGACCTTCAGATATGACAAATTGTGGAACAGGTCTGCGCCGTATcccgaatatttttttatcgtaAGTAAAGGAAAGTGGTGGTTTATTTAGACGTctggaaatattattttagatcGGAAGTTGTGAGTGATCGATTTACTAATCGATGTAAATAGTTacttgttaaataaaaaaattacattttaatgttACACCTCGTTTCCGTTAAGATTCAACATCcgttcaaaagaaaaacaaaaccagTTATTGGATTTGTTTCAACTAcagaacaattaaaaaaattatttggacaATAAATTCGATGTAGATCCGTTCTGTGTTTTACAAGTCGCAGAACGTTGAATCGCACGACCGTAAATAGTTTAGTTGGAATGAAGTGACAAGAGTGTatagacacaaatt belongs to Bradysia coprophila strain Holo2 chromosome X unlocalized genomic scaffold, BU_Bcop_v1 contig_35, whole genome shotgun sequence and includes:
- the LOC119069495 gene encoding ceramide kinase, whose protein sequence is MSAEKSNAPTNEASNIVLLNTFVILKTNCRVLFHSDVLVWEKENSKKDKTTIPICDIISIKLQLTNADKRNKLITLPTDQPRCFTVYYAKQCDKQNKWRRYSTTFYHNDSRTIKIWFATIQDALNDQINRPKSLLLFVNPFGGKQNAQKTYEKYGKPMFQLANIDVDVVVSQRPNQIRDIIYKQALSQYDGIVCVGGDGTFSEVFNGLLYRELKDHNLDPINPDYIPKPTIPIGIIPAGSTDTVAFCLHGTTDVQTAVLHIILGQVKGLDLSSVSNETGLIKFYASCMSYGYLGDVAVDSEKFRWMGPKRYDYSGFKKFMLNRGYDSEITMLLSERNSNPLDGVMCVENCKRCDESIVENNRTVIKETINDDNNFGSNGVYPTNVTAEIDERWKIVKGKFFMVNGANISCACSRSPNGFSKFCHLGDGCVDLVLIRHTTFLNNLKLLLTMSNKNGRLSDLPFVEIYRAKKFTLRSPIAQNDSNIGSSTQPIPLSNHSHSQWNCDGEVIHESDLTIKTHCQLIKVFMRGTCQSISSDDVEHPSICCALCRL